The Hydrogenispora ethanolica genome has a segment encoding these proteins:
- a CDS encoding DegV family protein has product MTVHIVTDSTADLPGKVIKEFGIKVVPLNIHFGDEVLKDGEDIWSEEFYNRLRNEDLLPNTSQPAPGEFLKVYQQIAKPGDTIISLHISKEMSGTARSAELAAEMLEKDIQVHVIDSRNVSAGLGLIALKAARLAINGALPALIMENIEKWKEQVGVYFTVNSLEYLHRTGRIGKASSLLGGLLNIKPILAIEKGIIVPVEKIRGHFQKVASQIVNHLVERFGSQPLLICFLHTDLPELGLILQKTAESRLVIAESFTNTIGPIVGSHGGPYTLGIVALPSQ; this is encoded by the coding sequence ATGACGGTACATATCGTGACCGACAGTACCGCGGACTTACCGGGAAAGGTCATTAAAGAATTTGGAATCAAGGTTGTTCCATTAAATATTCATTTCGGCGATGAGGTATTAAAAGATGGGGAGGATATCTGGAGCGAGGAGTTTTACAATCGGCTTCGTAATGAGGATCTCCTGCCCAATACTTCACAACCGGCGCCAGGAGAATTCTTAAAGGTTTATCAGCAGATCGCCAAACCAGGAGACACCATCATTTCGCTGCACATTTCAAAAGAGATGAGCGGCACTGCCCGTTCGGCAGAATTGGCTGCGGAAATGCTCGAAAAAGATATCCAAGTTCATGTTATCGACTCCCGCAATGTTTCGGCCGGTTTGGGCTTAATCGCTTTAAAAGCGGCGCGTTTGGCGATAAATGGAGCCTTACCGGCACTTATCATGGAAAACATCGAAAAATGGAAAGAGCAAGTAGGCGTTTATTTTACAGTAAACAGTTTAGAATATTTGCATCGGACCGGAAGAATCGGCAAGGCTTCAAGCTTGCTGGGAGGTTTGCTTAACATTAAACCGATTCTCGCCATTGAAAAAGGGATTATTGTTCCGGTGGAAAAAATACGAGGTCACTTTCAGAAGGTAGCGTCACAAATTGTCAACCATCTGGTGGAACGATTTGGCTCCCAACCACTTCTAATCTGCTTTCTTCATACCGATCTCCCTGAATTGGGTCTCATTTTGCAAAAGACGGCCGAATCCCGGCTGGTGATCGCCGAATCCTTCACGAATACGATTGGCCCGATTGTCGGCTCCCACGGTGGTCCGTATACTCTCGGAATCGTGGCCTTACCCTCACAATGA